From the Thermococcus sp. 18S1 genome, one window contains:
- the pheT gene encoding phenylalanine--tRNA ligase subunit beta, whose product MPKFDVSKADLERLVGKEFTVEEWEDLFLYAKCELDDVWEEDGEIYFKADSKDTNRPDLWSAEGIARQIRWALGFQKGLPEYKVEDSGVTVYVDEKLKEIRPYGVYAIVEGLSLDEEALRQMINLQEKVALTFGRRRREVAIGVFDFDKIKPPIYYRAAEKTERFVPLGFEEEMTLEEILEKHEKGREHGHLIRDKPYYPLLVDSEGKVLSMPPIINSEITGRVTPETRNVFIDVTGWDLNKVMLALNVVVTALAERGGKIRSVKVVYPDFEIRTPDLTPKEFEVELDYIKRLTGLELSDGDIKDLLERMMYSVELVDGRARLHYPAFRDDIMHARDVLEDVLIAYGYNEMEPEEPELAVQGRGDKFIEFEDAVRELMVGYGLQEVMTFNLTNRESQYGKMLLEPGEDRFSHPPAELVEIENPISPKWSALRVWLIPSLLDFLSQNTHEEYPQRIFEVGKATLIDESRETKTVSESKVAVALAHPRVTFTEVKEILESVMNHLGFTYELEGVEHPSFIPGRAGKIVVEGKPIGIIGEIHPAVLENWGIEMPVAAFEMFLRPLYRAPYL is encoded by the coding sequence ATGCCGAAGTTCGACGTTTCCAAGGCTGACCTTGAGAGGCTGGTCGGAAAGGAATTCACCGTTGAGGAATGGGAAGACCTCTTCCTCTACGCAAAGTGCGAGCTGGACGACGTCTGGGAGGAGGACGGTGAAATCTACTTCAAGGCGGACTCGAAGGACACCAACAGGCCCGACCTATGGAGCGCCGAGGGAATAGCGAGGCAGATCCGCTGGGCGCTCGGCTTCCAGAAGGGCCTTCCCGAGTACAAAGTGGAAGACAGCGGCGTAACGGTTTACGTTGATGAGAAGCTGAAGGAAATCCGTCCGTATGGTGTTTACGCCATCGTTGAGGGGCTGAGCCTCGACGAGGAAGCGCTCAGGCAGATGATTAACCTCCAAGAAAAGGTCGCCTTAACGTTCGGAAGGAGGAGGAGAGAGGTAGCTATAGGCGTCTTCGACTTCGATAAGATAAAGCCGCCGATCTACTACCGCGCCGCCGAGAAGACGGAGCGGTTCGTTCCGCTGGGCTTCGAGGAGGAGATGACGCTCGAGGAGATACTCGAGAAGCACGAAAAGGGCAGGGAACACGGCCACCTGATCAGGGACAAACCCTATTACCCACTCCTCGTTGACAGCGAGGGCAAAGTTCTCTCGATGCCCCCGATTATAAACTCCGAGATAACCGGCAGGGTGACCCCGGAAACGAGAAACGTCTTCATCGACGTGACCGGCTGGGACCTGAACAAAGTCATGCTCGCCCTCAACGTCGTCGTAACGGCTTTAGCCGAACGCGGGGGGAAGATACGGAGCGTTAAGGTTGTCTATCCGGACTTCGAGATTAGGACCCCCGACCTCACCCCGAAGGAGTTCGAGGTCGAGCTCGACTACATCAAGAGGCTCACCGGCCTCGAGCTGAGTGACGGGGATATCAAAGACCTCCTTGAAAGGATGATGTACAGCGTCGAACTCGTCGACGGCAGGGCAAGACTCCACTACCCGGCATTCCGCGACGACATAATGCACGCCCGCGACGTCCTGGAAGATGTGCTCATAGCCTACGGGTACAACGAGATGGAGCCGGAGGAGCCGGAGCTGGCCGTTCAGGGAAGGGGCGACAAGTTCATCGAGTTCGAGGACGCCGTCAGGGAGCTCATGGTCGGCTACGGCCTCCAGGAGGTCATGACCTTCAACCTGACGAACAGGGAATCCCAGTACGGAAAGATGCTGCTCGAACCCGGTGAGGACCGCTTCAGCCACCCACCCGCGGAGCTCGTTGAGATAGAGAACCCCATAAGCCCCAAGTGGTCCGCCCTGAGGGTCTGGCTCATCCCAAGCCTCCTCGATTTCCTGAGCCAGAACACCCACGAGGAGTACCCGCAGAGAATCTTCGAGGTCGGGAAGGCCACGCTCATAGACGAGAGCAGGGAGACTAAAACAGTCAGTGAGAGCAAGGTCGCCGTTGCCCTCGCCCACCCGCGCGTTACCTTCACCGAGGTCAAGGAGATACTCGAGAGCGTGATGAACCACCTCGGCTTCACATACGAGCTCGAGGGCGTTGAGCACCCGAGCTTCATTCCGGGAAGGGCAGGAAAAATAGTCGTCGAAGGAAAACCGATCGGCATCATCGGGGAGATTCATCCAGCAGTCCTGGAAAACTGGGGAATAGAAATGCCCGTGGCGGCGTTTGAAATGTTCCTGAGGCCGCTCTATCGGGCGCCGTACCTCTAA
- a CDS encoding phenylalanine--tRNA ligase subunit alpha — protein sequence MELSYQEKLTLIKLSEVEKIKFEELVKRTGLDQVAVMRAVLGLQSKGLAKLHEKSERVVKLTETGRKYAEIGLPEWRALAVLKEKKKVTLDDLGDVLSEDELKPIVGLLRKEGWASVRKEDGKLVLEITENGLNAEERPIDAALKLLTERKTVPLGEIEGLVPVKELKRRKIAEEDSVTERLVEISPEGAELVKGGIELKEEVSNLTPELIKSGKWREVEFKRFNISAPVRRIYPGKKQPYRAFLDKIRRRLIEMGFIEMVSDSLIETQFWNFDALFQPQNHPARDWTDTYQLKYPKSGHLPMEELVASVKAAHEHGGDTGSRGWGYVWSPERAMLLMPRAHGTALDARQLARGVEIPGKYFTIQRVFRPDVLDRTHLIEFNQVDGFVVGEDLNFRNLLGILKRFAVEIAGAKKVKFLPDYYPFTEPSVQMSAYHPELGWVEFGGAGIFREEMTKALGVDVPVIAWGIGIDRLAMFKLGIDDIRYLFSYDLRWLREARLVW from the coding sequence ATGGAGCTAAGCTACCAGGAGAAACTCACGCTCATAAAGCTCAGCGAAGTTGAAAAGATTAAATTCGAAGAGCTCGTCAAGAGAACCGGCCTTGATCAGGTTGCTGTTATGAGAGCGGTTCTCGGCCTTCAAAGCAAGGGGCTGGCGAAGCTCCACGAGAAAAGTGAGAGGGTTGTCAAGCTCACCGAGACCGGAAGAAAGTACGCGGAGATAGGCCTCCCCGAGTGGAGGGCGCTGGCGGTTCTGAAGGAAAAGAAAAAGGTAACCCTGGATGACCTGGGGGACGTTCTCAGCGAGGATGAGCTGAAACCAATAGTCGGCCTTCTGAGGAAGGAGGGCTGGGCGAGCGTTAGGAAGGAGGACGGAAAGTTAGTCCTCGAAATCACCGAGAATGGACTCAACGCGGAAGAGAGGCCCATCGATGCCGCCCTCAAGCTCCTCACGGAGAGGAAGACCGTACCTCTGGGAGAGATTGAGGGGCTCGTTCCAGTTAAAGAGCTCAAGAGAAGGAAGATCGCGGAGGAAGATTCCGTTACCGAGAGACTCGTCGAGATATCCCCCGAAGGAGCGGAGCTCGTGAAGGGGGGCATCGAGCTGAAGGAGGAGGTCTCCAACCTGACCCCCGAGCTGATAAAGTCCGGAAAATGGCGCGAGGTCGAGTTCAAGCGCTTCAACATCTCAGCCCCGGTCAGGAGGATTTACCCGGGCAAGAAGCAGCCGTACAGGGCCTTCCTCGATAAGATAAGGAGGAGACTTATAGAGATGGGATTCATCGAGATGGTCTCCGACAGCCTCATCGAGACCCAGTTCTGGAACTTTGACGCGCTCTTCCAGCCCCAGAACCACCCGGCAAGGGACTGGACGGACACGTATCAGCTCAAATACCCGAAGAGCGGCCACCTGCCAATGGAGGAACTCGTCGCCAGCGTCAAGGCCGCCCACGAGCACGGCGGCGATACCGGCTCCCGCGGCTGGGGCTACGTCTGGTCCCCTGAGAGGGCCATGCTCCTCATGCCGAGGGCGCACGGAACGGCCCTCGATGCAAGGCAGCTCGCCCGGGGCGTTGAGATACCAGGAAAATACTTCACGATTCAGCGCGTCTTCCGTCCGGACGTCCTCGACAGGACCCACCTCATCGAGTTCAACCAGGTCGATGGCTTCGTCGTCGGCGAGGATCTGAACTTCAGGAACCTCCTCGGGATACTCAAGCGCTTCGCGGTGGAGATAGCCGGGGCCAAGAAGGTCAAGTTCCTGCCGGACTACTACCCGTTCACCGAGCCGAGCGTCCAGATGAGCGCCTACCACCCCGAGCTCGGCTGGGTTGAGTTCGGCGGTGCCGGAATCTTCCGCGAGGAGATGACGAAGGCTCTCGGAGTTGATGTCCCTGTCATAGCCTGGGGAATAGGAATCGATAGACTTGCCATGTTCAAACTCGGAATAGACGACATCCGCTACCTCTTCAGCTACGACCTGCGCTGGCTGAGGGAGGCGAGGCTGGTCTGGTGA
- the tdh gene encoding L-threonine 3-dehydrogenase, which yields MADKMPAIMKTKPAYGAELVEVDVPKPGPGEVLIKVLATSICGTDLHIYEWNEWAQSRIKTPQIMGHEVAGEVIEVGLGVDTLEVGDYISAETHIVCGKCYACRHNRYHVCQNTKIFGVDMDGVFAEYAIVPAQNAWKNPKGMKPEYATLQEPLGNAVDTVLAGPIAGMSTLITGAGPLGLLGIAVAKAAGAYPVIVSEPSEFRRELAKKVGADYVINPFEEDPVKAVMDITDGAGVEVFLEFSGAPKALEQGLAATTPGGRVSLLGLFPRDVTADFNNLIIFKALEIHGITGRHLWETWYTVSSLIQSGKLNLDPVITHKYKGFDNFEEAFELMRAGKTGKVVFFPHKG from the coding sequence ATGGCTGACAAGATGCCGGCTATCATGAAAACTAAGCCCGCTTACGGTGCTGAGCTCGTTGAGGTTGATGTTCCCAAGCCAGGACCGGGTGAGGTTCTCATCAAGGTTCTCGCCACCAGTATATGCGGAACAGACCTCCACATCTACGAGTGGAACGAGTGGGCCCAGAGCAGAATCAAGACTCCCCAGATTATGGGGCATGAGGTCGCCGGTGAGGTAATCGAGGTCGGCCTGGGTGTTGACACCCTCGAGGTCGGCGACTACATAAGCGCGGAAACGCATATCGTCTGCGGCAAGTGCTACGCCTGCAGGCACAACCGCTACCACGTCTGCCAGAACACCAAGATATTCGGCGTTGATATGGACGGTGTTTTCGCCGAGTACGCGATAGTTCCCGCTCAGAACGCCTGGAAGAACCCGAAGGGTATGAAGCCGGAGTACGCCACCCTCCAGGAGCCGCTCGGCAACGCCGTCGATACCGTTCTGGCAGGTCCGATAGCCGGAATGAGCACCCTCATAACCGGTGCCGGACCGCTTGGATTGCTCGGCATAGCGGTCGCCAAAGCCGCTGGTGCTTACCCGGTTATCGTGAGCGAGCCGAGCGAGTTCAGGCGCGAGCTGGCCAAGAAGGTCGGTGCCGACTACGTCATCAACCCCTTCGAGGAGGACCCAGTCAAAGCTGTTATGGACATAACCGACGGCGCCGGCGTTGAGGTCTTCCTTGAGTTCAGCGGGGCGCCGAAGGCTCTGGAGCAGGGACTGGCAGCGACAACCCCAGGAGGAAGGGTCTCGCTTCTTGGTCTATTCCCGAGGGACGTTACGGCGGACTTCAACAACCTGATTATCTTCAAGGCCCTCGAGATTCACGGCATCACCGGAAGGCACCTCTGGGAGACCTGGTACACGGTCTCAAGCCTCATCCAGAGCGGCAAGCTCAACCTCGACCCGGTCATCACCCACAAGTACAAGGGCTTTGATAACTTCGAGGAAGCCTTTGAGCTGATGAGGGCCGGCAAGACCGGCAAGGTCGTGTTCTTCCCGCACAAGGGTTGA
- a CDS encoding MinD/ParA family protein, producing the protein MALIVVTGRGGAGKTTTTANLSTFLAMREYRVLAVDGDLYLPNLGFHFALDTVRYTLHSLLKNPDIDPEWAIYRHPHTGVHVLPGSTQLQDVLGISPRRLVDILDRVKYKFGVVFVDSPTGIPFDTLPTFEVANYQLIVVEIERSPIYSFETMVENEIEKLKALGERYGLNIGVILNKVRESADVVDKIVEAVEEDLDVPVLGWIPFDYNVPESINVGVPIVKYDPDSDASIAFREAGEVLEEWIFG; encoded by the coding sequence ATGGCGCTCATAGTAGTGACCGGCAGGGGCGGTGCCGGAAAAACCACGACAACGGCAAATCTCAGTACGTTTCTTGCTATGAGAGAGTACCGCGTCCTCGCGGTTGACGGCGACCTGTATCTCCCCAACCTTGGCTTCCACTTTGCCCTTGACACGGTTAGGTATACCCTTCACTCGCTCCTGAAGAACCCAGATATAGACCCCGAATGGGCGATTTACCGGCATCCCCACACCGGAGTCCATGTGCTCCCTGGAAGCACCCAGCTCCAGGACGTTCTGGGCATATCCCCTAGGAGGCTCGTGGATATCCTGGACAGAGTGAAGTATAAGTTCGGTGTCGTCTTCGTTGATTCGCCAACGGGCATACCCTTCGATACCCTTCCGACTTTTGAGGTCGCAAACTATCAGCTCATCGTCGTCGAAATAGAGCGCTCGCCTATATACTCCTTCGAAACGATGGTTGAGAATGAGATAGAGAAACTAAAGGCACTCGGCGAGAGGTACGGTCTCAATATCGGTGTGATTCTGAACAAGGTTCGTGAGTCTGCGGACGTTGTGGATAAAATCGTTGAGGCGGTCGAGGAGGATCTTGATGTCCCGGTTCTTGGGTGGATACCCTTTGACTACAACGTCCCCGAGTCCATCAACGTTGGAGTGCCCATAGTTAAGTATGATCCGGATAGTGATGCCTCGATAGCATTCCGGGAAGCCGGAGAGGTGCTTGAGGAGTGGATATTCGGCTGA
- the hmgA gene encoding hydroxymethylglutaryl-CoA reductase (NADPH), whose translation MNVEELVEKVASGEIKLHQVEKYTNGDKRLATEIRRRALEKKFGVSLENIGHYSIDPERVIGKNIENMIGVVQIPMGVAGPLKINGEYAKGEFYIPLATTEGALVASVNRGCSALTAAGGVKTTIIGDKMTRAPLLKCPDARRAREVAEWVKANIDYLQEKAVSKVTRHGKLRDVKPYIVGNNLYLRFEFETGDAMGMNMVTISSEEIMKVIEEHFPDVRYLALSGNLCVDKKPNAMNFINGRGKTIIAEAIIPREIVEKKLKTTPELIAEVNYRKNLVGSAQAGSYGFNAHFANIVGAIFLATGQDEAQITEGSHGITLAEVTPEGDLYISVTMPSLEIGTVGGGTRVPTQREALSIMGVAGGGDPPGTNAKKFAEIIAGAVLAGELSLLAAIAAKHLAKAHAELGR comes from the coding sequence ATGAACGTGGAGGAACTTGTGGAAAAAGTAGCCAGCGGAGAGATAAAGCTCCACCAGGTCGAAAAGTACACGAACGGCGATAAGAGGCTCGCCACGGAGATAAGACGCCGCGCTCTGGAGAAGAAGTTCGGTGTGAGCCTTGAGAACATAGGGCACTACTCGATAGACCCTGAGAGGGTCATAGGAAAGAACATTGAGAACATGATAGGCGTCGTCCAGATACCGATGGGCGTCGCTGGACCGCTCAAGATCAACGGCGAGTACGCAAAGGGCGAGTTCTACATCCCGCTCGCCACCACGGAGGGAGCGCTCGTTGCGAGCGTCAACCGCGGCTGTTCCGCTTTGACCGCCGCTGGAGGCGTCAAGACGACCATAATTGGCGACAAGATGACCCGCGCGCCGCTCCTCAAGTGCCCCGACGCGAGGAGGGCAAGGGAAGTTGCCGAGTGGGTTAAGGCCAACATCGACTACCTCCAGGAGAAGGCCGTCAGCAAGGTCACCAGACACGGGAAGCTGAGGGACGTTAAGCCCTACATCGTCGGCAACAACCTCTACCTGCGCTTCGAGTTCGAGACCGGCGATGCCATGGGCATGAACATGGTCACCATCTCGAGTGAGGAGATAATGAAGGTCATCGAGGAGCACTTTCCGGACGTGAGGTACCTCGCGCTTTCGGGCAACCTCTGTGTGGACAAGAAGCCGAACGCCATGAACTTCATCAACGGCCGCGGAAAGACGATCATTGCCGAGGCTATAATCCCGCGCGAGATAGTTGAGAAGAAGCTGAAGACGACGCCAGAGCTCATAGCCGAGGTCAACTACAGGAAGAACCTCGTCGGCTCGGCTCAGGCCGGTTCCTACGGCTTTAACGCCCATTTTGCCAACATAGTCGGTGCTATTTTCCTTGCCACCGGTCAGGACGAGGCCCAGATTACCGAGGGCTCGCACGGCATAACCCTGGCGGAGGTTACTCCCGAGGGTGACCTCTACATCAGCGTCACCATGCCGAGCCTTGAGATTGGAACGGTAGGTGGAGGAACGCGCGTTCCGACCCAGAGGGAAGCGCTGAGCATAATGGGCGTCGCAGGCGGAGGAGACCCGCCTGGAACCAACGCCAAGAAGTTCGCGGAGATAATAGCGGGCGCCGTCCTCGCTGGAGAGCTCTCCCTCCTGGCTGCGATAGCTGCAAAGCACCTGGCAAAGGCCCACGCCGAGCTGGGGCGTTAA